The genomic segment AATTGGACAATGCTAAGCTGAGGATAGAGAGGATTGTTAAAGATAAGGATAAAATTTGTACCGAGACTGTAAGCATCAATGGTAAAAATTAAATATTACAATATAGACTCTTGTCTATATTTTTTTTGTTACTATATGTTGTATGTATTTAACTTAAATATAAAAACTAGGGAGCAGTAAAATTAAATGAAAAATAGCAATGAAATTTCTAATAACCCATTAAGAGATGCTTTGCTCTCGTGCAAGGTAATGGTAAAATTTGTGCTGTTATTTGGGTGCTTAATCAACCTACTTATGCTTTCAACGCCACTTTTTTCAATGCAGGTGTTAGATAGAGTATTGGGTAGTCAAAATACTGATACACTTTTAATGTTGACGTTAGTAATCATTTTAGCTTTAGCGCTACTTGGATTAATTCAAGCGGCAAGGGCTTTTGCAATGAATAAAATGGGGAGCTGGCTAGAAGATAAGTTATCTGAAGTAGTATTTTCAAATTCAATTAAGCTTGCATTAGAATCTAAGGCGATGGCAAATAGTCAGCAACTAAGAGATTTACAAACAGTAAAGACATTTTTAACTAGTCCTGGATTAATTTCTATCATGGATATGCCATGGGCAATAATATTTATTATAGTTTTATTTATTTTGCATACGTCAATAGGCTTTTTAGCACTGATCTCAGGAGTGATATTGATAGTATTTGGCATTATTGCAGATAGATCTACTAAACCACTTATTGAAATGAATAACGGCAATTTTATTAAAAGTATGAGGCAAGTGGATCAATCCACAAGAAATGCTGAAGTTATCGAAGTTATGGGTATGAAAAATAATATTATATCGTCTTGGCAAAAAATGAACCAAGAGGTTCAGCAAACTCAAAATCTTGTTACAAAAAGGCAAGCTATATTTATGGAAATTACCAAGTTTTTTAGATTAGTTATTCAAATTTCAGTAACTGCGCTTGGTGCATACTTGGTGATTCAAGGGCAAATTACTTCTGGGACAATTATTGCTAGTTCATCTCTTGTTGGTAGAGCATTGGCTCCATTTGAAGCTGCCATAAATTCATGGAAGGGCTTTATTACGTGTCGTCAATCATACGAAAGACTTGCAAAATCATTTAACAGATACAGTAGTGATAGTGATAGAATGTCTTTACCGGAACCTGAGGGAGAAATTGAAGTTGAAAATGTTTATCACGCACCACAAGGAGTGCCAAAGCATATTTTGAAAGGCATAAATTTCTCATTAAATAAAGGAGAAGTTTTAGCTATAATTGGTCCTAGTGCTTCAGGCAAAACAACTCTTGCAAAATTGTTAGTAGGAATTGCTAACCCAAGTATTGGTACAATAAGAATAGATAAAGCAAGCTTAAAAGATTGGAAAAAAGAAGAGTTAGGTCCACATATAGGTTATCTACCACAAGATGTTGAATTATTTTTTGGAACAGTTAAAGAAAACATCGCTAGAATGCATTCTGATCCGCATTACGAAGATGTAGTTATTGCAGCGCAACTTGCAGGAGTTCATGATATGATTCTGCAATTACCTCAAGGGTATGATACTAATGTGGGTTTAGATGGTTCAATGCTTTCAGGTGGGCAAAAACAAAGGATAGGATTGGCTAGAACTTTTTATGGTACCCCAAAATTCATTGTATTAGATGAGCCAAATGCCAGTTTGGATACGCAAGGCGAGGAAGCATTGATGACTGCCATTTCAGTTGCAAAGGAAAAAGAAATTACGACCATCATAATATCACATAAAACATCAATATTAAGTATTGTGGATAAAATATTGGTTATGAAAGATGGAATGGTTGCGTCTTTTGGGCCCAAAAAAGACGTGATGGCGAAATTAAAAGAAGCTCAATCAGTTGGAAAAGCAAGCATAGGGGCATAAATTTAAGGAGAATAATACCATGATAGAAAATAAAAAAGAAGAGACAAAGGTTATAAAAGAAAAGGATATTGAAGTTATTTCTGAAAATAATGCAAATAGGAAATTTCAGATGGAAAATGATTTATCCAATGGAGAAAAAAAAACGGTTTCAGTAAGCGATGAGTTTGAAGAAAATTTAGTAGAAAAATATAAAAATTACAAAATTCTCGATATTAAGGCTTTTCAAGAACTTTTAAAAGAAGCCAAGGATTTTTTATTTGGCATAACGCTAGAAAAGTCTAATTATGTAGAAAAAAATGAAAAAGAAATATCAAATCAAATTAAATACCCAATAAAATTTGGACTTCTTGCAGTTGCTATAACTTTAGGATTTTTTGGTATATGGAGTGCGTTAGCTCCACTTGATAGTGCATCAATAGCTGAGGGCCACGTTATTTTAAGTGATCACAGAAAGCAAATATTTCATTTAGAAGGTGGGATTATAGATAAAATCTTAGTGAAAGATGGAGATAAGGTAAAAAAAGGACAATCTTTAATAATACTGAATGATGCTAGGGCTAAATCTGAATTGGAAAAAGTTTTATGGCAATTACGTTATGCCATCATAGTTGATGAAAAATTAAGGCAGAGCCTAAAGCTTATATCATACTACCAAGATAAGGATGCTTTAGGTGATACTAAGGAAAATAGCGATAACATTAAGAATTTACAAATTAAGTTCGATAGCAAGTATCTTGATACCTCAGATCAAAAAATTACGGAGTTGATACAAGCTCAGGCAAATGCGTTTAATTCATATCGGTTATTTATAGAAAATAGCATAAAGACTAATGATACACAAATCGAACAAATTAAAGCTAGGATTGAGTCTATTGATGAAAGGATAAAATCTTATAGCGAAAATATTATAACTTATGCAAAAGAATATGAAAGAAAGAAAAAATTATATGAGAGTCAGTTAGAGAACTTAAACAATTTATCTATAGCTAAAGTTGAATTGCAAAGATATAAGGGGCAGGTTCTAGAAGATAAAGCAGCAAGATTATCTGAAGAACATAAAATTTCGGAGGTAATTGCAAGAAAGGCAAATTTTTTAGATGAGCAAAATGTCAAAATTGCAGAAGATTTCAAAAGAAATCATACAGAATTGCTTACATTGGAAGCGCAATATCTACAAGCAAAAGATTCTCATGAAAGAACTAACATCACTGCTCCTAATGCTGGAGTGGTTACCGCGTTAAGTGTGCATACTATTGGTTCTGCAATACGTCAAAACGATAAGCCACTTTTAGAGATTATTCCTCAGGATGACAATTTAGTGATTGAGGCATTTATCCCTGCAAATGAAATAGACAGCATTAATATAGGTAGTACTGCAAAAATTCAATTAAATGCGTATAAGGCCAGATTAGTTCCAAGAATTGAGGGTAATGTTATTTATATTTCAGCTGATAAATTTGATAAAGAATCGCCAGGTATGATGGCGCCAGGTCAACCTAAATTGGCTCCAATGGGTTATTATAAAGCTAAAATAGAGGTTACGCCTGAAGAACTTGCAAAGGTTAATACAGATATCAAATTATATCCAGGTATGCCAGTGACAGTGTTTATTGTTAAAGGAACCAGGAGTTTTGCAGAGTACCTATATTCTCCAATTAAAGATAGCTTCCATAAAGCTTTTAAAGAGCCGTAGTATTATTGCATTAATATTTACTCTCTCCAAAAAAAACGTATCCTAAGAGGCCAGACCGTAGAGTCTCATATACATCATGTGGAAGTATCATGCAAACCTCATGTCCACGCCAGGCTAAAAAATATTCTAGGGAATTGGTATAACTTTGTGGCTTAATCTCAGCGCTTAGGCAACGATTTTTTACCCTATGTCGCAAATTAACTAAGTTCTATGTTTCTTTTTAAATCTTTTGCTATTTTATCTAATATGCTATTGATAAAGCCTAATTCCTCTGAATGGTTTAAGGACTTTGTAATCTGAAGATAATCATTGATTATGGTGGCCATTTCTAGATGATTCATTATTGATATGTCAGCAATACCAACTCTCAAGATAGCCAATACTAACTTAGGCAACCTTTCCAACTTCCATTTTTTATCTAAATTTGTCCTAATTAGTTCATCAATGCTTGATGTATTATCAATAGTAGAATTTAATAGCTCATAATAAAATTTTTCATCTAAGTTTTGATTTGAGTATTTTTCAACGTGATACTCAATATAATCTAACGAAATTTGTGCTATATCTTTTTTTTTATTTAAAATATCGATAGAATACAAAGTCTGTACCACTAGGATTCTAGCTGGATAAAGAGATAGGTATTCAGAATTATCAGTTAAATTTTGAATATCTTTTATCATTATATATCATAAATTGATCTTTAACCTTAATCATCTGAATGCATGCGTTTGCAGCATTTTCGCCATATTTTTTTGCTCTACTTAATGCTTGGTCAATATTATCAACCGTTAATACGCCAAATCCTAATGGGATGGAATAATAAATAGAGATATCTTGAATTGCTCTAGCACATTCACGTGTAATGATGTCATAGTGAGAAGTTTCACCTCTTATAACGCATCCTAGCGCTATCACCCCATTATATTCAAATGTCTCTAATCCCATATTTATTGAGCTTGCCAACTCAAAAGCTCCTGGAACAATAATTTGTTCATAATTCATGCTATTTTTTTCAAGCGTTGAAACAGCTGAATCTAACAGAAGTTTGGAAATGTCTTTATAATAATCTGATATCGAAATTAAAATTTTAGTCATTAGATAAAAACCTATTATTTGGTGCGGATGGAGGGACTTGAACCCACACGCCTTGCGGCACTAGATCCTAAGTCTAGCGCGTCTGCCAATTCCGCCACATCCGCAAAAGTATC from the Candidatus Bandiella numerosa genome contains:
- a CDS encoding type I secretion system permease/ATPase, with the protein product MKNSNEISNNPLRDALLSCKVMVKFVLLFGCLINLLMLSTPLFSMQVLDRVLGSQNTDTLLMLTLVIILALALLGLIQAARAFAMNKMGSWLEDKLSEVVFSNSIKLALESKAMANSQQLRDLQTVKTFLTSPGLISIMDMPWAIIFIIVLFILHTSIGFLALISGVILIVFGIIADRSTKPLIEMNNGNFIKSMRQVDQSTRNAEVIEVMGMKNNIISSWQKMNQEVQQTQNLVTKRQAIFMEITKFFRLVIQISVTALGAYLVIQGQITSGTIIASSSLVGRALAPFEAAINSWKGFITCRQSYERLAKSFNRYSSDSDRMSLPEPEGEIEVENVYHAPQGVPKHILKGINFSLNKGEVLAIIGPSASGKTTLAKLLVGIANPSIGTIRIDKASLKDWKKEELGPHIGYLPQDVELFFGTVKENIARMHSDPHYEDVVIAAQLAGVHDMILQLPQGYDTNVGLDGSMLSGGQKQRIGLARTFYGTPKFIVLDEPNASLDTQGEEALMTAISVAKEKEITTIIISHKTSILSIVDKILVMKDGMVASFGPKKDVMAKLKEAQSVGKASIGA
- a CDS encoding HlyD family type I secretion periplasmic adaptor subunit; the encoded protein is MIENKKEETKVIKEKDIEVISENNANRKFQMENDLSNGEKKTVSVSDEFEENLVEKYKNYKILDIKAFQELLKEAKDFLFGITLEKSNYVEKNEKEISNQIKYPIKFGLLAVAITLGFFGIWSALAPLDSASIAEGHVILSDHRKQIFHLEGGIIDKILVKDGDKVKKGQSLIILNDARAKSELEKVLWQLRYAIIVDEKLRQSLKLISYYQDKDALGDTKENSDNIKNLQIKFDSKYLDTSDQKITELIQAQANAFNSYRLFIENSIKTNDTQIEQIKARIESIDERIKSYSENIITYAKEYERKKKLYESQLENLNNLSIAKVELQRYKGQVLEDKAARLSEEHKISEVIARKANFLDEQNVKIAEDFKRNHTELLTLEAQYLQAKDSHERTNITAPNAGVVTALSVHTIGSAIRQNDKPLLEIIPQDDNLVIEAFIPANEIDSINIGSTAKIQLNAYKARLVPRIEGNVIYISADKFDKESPGMMAPGQPKLAPMGYYKAKIEVTPEELAKVNTDIKLYPGMPVTVFIVKGTRSFAEYLYSPIKDSFHKAFKEP
- the nusB gene encoding transcription antitermination factor NusB produces the protein MIKDIQNLTDNSEYLSLYPARILVVQTLYSIDILNKKKDIAQISLDYIEYHVEKYSNQNLDEKFYYELLNSTIDNTSSIDELIRTNLDKKWKLERLPKLVLAILRVGIADISIMNHLEMATIINDYLQITKSLNHSEELGFINSILDKIAKDLKRNIELS
- the ribH gene encoding 6,7-dimethyl-8-ribityllumazine synthase produces the protein MTKILISISDYYKDISKLLLDSAVSTLEKNSMNYEQIIVPGAFELASSINMGLETFEYNGVIALGCVIRGETSHYDIITRECARAIQDISIYYSIPLGFGVLTVDNIDQALSRAKKYGENAANACIQMIKVKDQFMIYNDKRYSKFN